One genomic segment of [Phormidium] sp. ETS-05 includes these proteins:
- a CDS encoding DUF86 domain-containing protein — MSEEFRQEHPQIPWSGIIAQRNVIAHQYDEIIQAQIWSVVTEDIPGLIAQLEPLIPPLPPEIEE; from the coding sequence ATGTCTGAGGAATTTCGGCAAGAACATCCTCAGATTCCTTGGTCTGGTATTATCGCCCAACGAAATGTAATTGCTCACCAATATGATGAGATTATTCAAGCACAGATTTGGTCTGTGGTGACTGAAGATATTCCGGGGTTAATTGCTCAGTTAGAACCGCTAATTCCTCCGTTACCTCCAGAAATAGAAGAATGA